One Undibacter mobilis genomic region harbors:
- a CDS encoding glycerophosphodiester phosphodiesterase family protein, whose translation MRSLMSLTCVLGVIAGGAAGAAPVEVGVRPQFLIRQIRNPDLKAKLEACLDRPLERKLFSIAHRGAPLQFAEHTAESYVAAHRMGAGIQECDVAFTKDKKLVCRHAQNDLHTTTNILGTPLAAKCTKPFTPAEGDKPASAECRTSDITLAEFKTLTGKMDAADTKATNVADYMNGTARWRTDLYAAAGGTLMTHAEYIAMGRKMGVKFTPELKTPSVAMPYEGWTQEQYAQAMIDEYKAAGVPAADVFAQSFRLADVLYWIKAEPEFGKQAVYLDDRDETDKAFDPMNAATFKPSMKELKAQGVNYIAPSMPLLVTVENGKIVPSTYAKEAKAAGLNIITWSLERSGPLQKGGGYYYKSINSVVNNDGVIYEVVDVLAREVGVVGIFSDWPATVTFYANCMGLK comes from the coding sequence ATGCGGTCTTTAATGTCCTTGACCTGTGTTCTGGGGGTGATCGCTGGCGGCGCTGCCGGTGCTGCGCCGGTCGAAGTTGGCGTGCGGCCGCAATTCCTGATCCGCCAGATCCGCAATCCGGATTTGAAGGCGAAGCTCGAAGCCTGTCTCGACAGACCGCTGGAGCGCAAGTTGTTCTCCATCGCGCATCGTGGCGCGCCCTTGCAGTTTGCCGAGCACACCGCCGAATCCTATGTCGCCGCGCACCGCATGGGCGCTGGCATTCAGGAATGCGACGTTGCCTTCACCAAAGACAAGAAGCTGGTCTGCCGTCACGCCCAGAACGACCTGCATACGACGACCAACATCCTTGGCACCCCTCTCGCCGCAAAATGCACCAAGCCGTTCACGCCGGCCGAAGGCGACAAGCCGGCCTCCGCCGAATGCCGCACCAGCGACATCACGCTGGCCGAGTTCAAGACGCTGACCGGCAAGATGGACGCCGCCGATACAAAGGCGACGAATGTCGCGGATTACATGAACGGCACCGCGCGCTGGCGCACCGATCTCTATGCGGCGGCCGGCGGCACGCTGATGACGCACGCCGAATACATTGCGATGGGCAGGAAGATGGGCGTCAAGTTTACGCCTGAACTGAAGACGCCATCGGTGGCGATGCCCTATGAAGGCTGGACGCAGGAACAATATGCGCAGGCGATGATCGACGAATATAAAGCCGCAGGCGTGCCGGCCGCAGACGTGTTTGCGCAATCATTCCGGCTGGCCGACGTGCTGTACTGGATCAAAGCCGAGCCGGAATTCGGCAAGCAAGCCGTCTATCTCGACGATCGCGATGAGACCGATAAGGCGTTCGATCCGATGAATGCCGCGACCTTCAAGCCGTCGATGAAGGAATTGAAGGCGCAGGGCGTCAATTATATTGCGCCGTCAATGCCGCTGCTGGTCACGGTCGAGAACGGCAAGATTGTGCCGTCGACCTACGCCAAGGAGGCCAAGGCCGCAGGGCTAAACATCATTACCTGGTCGCTGGAGCGCTCCGGCCCACTGCAAAAGGGCGGCGGCTATTACTACAAGTCGATCAACAGCGTCGTGAACAATGACGGCGTGATCTACGAAGTGGTGGACGTCCTGGCGCGGGAGGTCGGCGTTGTCGGCATTTTCTCCGACTGGCCGGCGACGGTGACTTTCTACGCCAATTGCATGGGGCTGAAGTAG
- a CDS encoding helix-turn-helix domain-containing protein: MARDLLTVDAAAERLKLHVKTVLRFIHDGRLRATKIGKQYRILRSDLDAFAGAGSAPKTSGTRVTAVIDVPDVDQELLRRLTSVVLGAATSSEQHPDALSIDIAHDPIRRAVKVIVVGTPSDVSGLLRLVDACVEA; the protein is encoded by the coding sequence ATGGCACGCGATCTCCTTACTGTGGATGCCGCGGCGGAGCGGCTGAAGCTGCACGTCAAGACCGTGCTGCGCTTTATTCACGACGGCCGCCTCCGCGCGACGAAGATCGGCAAGCAATATCGGATCCTGCGTTCCGATCTCGACGCCTTTGCCGGAGCGGGTTCGGCACCGAAGACATCAGGCACCCGTGTCACAGCGGTCATCGATGTGCCTGACGTTGATCAGGAGCTTCTGCGCCGGCTCACGTCGGTCGTGCTTGGCGCTGCAACAAGCAGCGAGCAGCATCCTGACGCCTTATCGATTGACATCGCGCATGATCCGATACGACGCGCCGTCAAGGTGATCGTCGTCGGAACGCCCTCGGACGTGAGCGGTCTCCTTAGACTCGTCGACGCGTGCGTGGAGGCCTGA
- a CDS encoding M23 family metallopeptidase, translating into MSQVAYSQYDHPGQSRTPSAESVSRHLHRAHAANKGHAHDYTLVHHGRQVRVGPVAFWIVVGTLVIMGVWSIATGTYFAFRDDVLTGLIGRQASMQFAYEDRIAELRGQIDRITSRQLLDQEQFDQKVQALLRRQQLLEQRTAAIAGDVVTTGSIKPARVPELRNAPVKPSPISDTVIFTAPPDREARLQSREGTSGNTRLADAANSAGMDGMLARVSLSLDRIDRKQTATLTDMEEKADSKARAIGGVLSDLGISVPKVSPAAPSATGGPYIPLKAPKGDTSAFARQLYRINVAHAQIDRYMRTLTNVPVRKPVVGSMDMSSPFGSRMDPFLRGPAIHTGIDLRGDTGDPVRATASGRVVTASWQGGYGNMVEIDHGNGLSTRYGHMSKIEVKVGQQVAIGQTIGRIGSTGRSTGPHLHYETRIDERPVDPQKFLRAGLRLGSGVLGSNI; encoded by the coding sequence ATGTCCCAAGTCGCCTATTCCCAGTACGACCACCCCGGCCAGTCCCGGACTCCGTCGGCAGAATCGGTTTCGCGACATCTCCATCGCGCGCACGCGGCCAACAAGGGCCACGCTCACGACTATACGCTCGTCCATCATGGCCGGCAGGTACGTGTCGGCCCGGTAGCGTTCTGGATCGTGGTTGGCACCCTGGTGATCATGGGCGTCTGGTCGATCGCGACCGGCACCTATTTCGCTTTCCGTGATGACGTCTTGACCGGTCTGATCGGGCGCCAGGCCTCGATGCAGTTCGCCTATGAGGATCGCATCGCCGAACTGCGCGGCCAGATCGATCGCATCACCAGCCGGCAACTGCTCGATCAGGAACAATTCGATCAGAAAGTTCAGGCGCTGCTGCGCCGCCAGCAGCTGCTCGAACAACGCACCGCCGCGATCGCCGGCGACGTCGTGACCACCGGCTCGATCAAGCCGGCGCGCGTGCCGGAACTGCGCAACGCGCCCGTTAAGCCCTCGCCCATCAGCGACACCGTGATCTTCACCGCGCCACCCGACCGCGAGGCCCGCCTGCAGTCGCGCGAAGGCACCAGCGGCAACACCAGACTCGCCGACGCTGCCAATTCCGCCGGCATGGACGGCATGCTCGCCCGCGTGTCGTTGTCGCTCGACCGCATCGACCGCAAGCAGACCGCCACCCTCACCGACATGGAAGAGAAGGCCGACAGCAAAGCGCGCGCCATCGGCGGCGTGCTGTCCGATCTCGGCATCAGCGTGCCGAAGGTCTCGCCCGCAGCGCCGAGCGCGACCGGCGGGCCCTACATTCCCCTCAAAGCGCCGAAAGGCGACACCAGCGCCTTTGCGCGCCAGCTTTATCGTATCAATGTCGCCCACGCGCAGATCGACCGCTACATGCGCACGCTCACCAATGTGCCAGTGCGCAAGCCAGTGGTGGGCTCGATGGACATGAGCTCACCTTTCGGTTCGCGCATGGACCCCTTCCTCAGGGGGCCGGCGATCCATACCGGCATCGACCTGCGCGGCGATACCGGCGACCCGGTGCGCGCTACCGCCAGCGGCCGCGTCGTCACAGCGAGCTGGCAAGGAGGCTACGGCAATATGGTCGAGATCGACCACGGCAATGGCCTCTCCACCCGCTACGGCCATATGTCGAAGATCGAGGTGAAGGTCGGTCAGCAGGTCGCCATCGGCCAGACCATCGGCCGCATCGGCTCAACCGGGCGCTCGACCGGCCCGCATCTGCATTATGAAACACGCATCGACGAGCGCCCCGTCGACCCGCAGAAATTTCTGCGCGCTGGCCTGCGCCTCGGCTCCGGCGTGCTCGGCTCGAATATCTGA
- a CDS encoding recombinase family protein, which produces MRIGYARISTDGQSIDLQVDALKRFGCDLIFKDEAYSGASRNRPGLGQCLLQLKVGDDLVVWKLDRLGRSLPHLIEVVSELDRRRIGLVSLSEAINTGSPGGVLVFHIMAALAQFERALISERTKAGMLSARQRGRHVGRPRKLDDGLVIAAISETDGKPGGIADAAMRLGVSRATVYRALKRVHCA; this is translated from the coding sequence ATGCGTATCGGCTATGCGCGCATATCTACAGATGGACAGTCGATCGACTTACAGGTCGATGCATTGAAACGTTTCGGTTGCGATCTTATATTTAAAGATGAGGCGTATTCTGGCGCCAGTCGCAATAGACCCGGTCTGGGGCAATGCCTTTTACAACTGAAGGTAGGCGATGACCTGGTTGTGTGGAAACTCGACCGCCTGGGCCGGTCGTTGCCGCATCTCATCGAGGTCGTGAGTGAACTCGACCGCCGCCGTATCGGCCTGGTTTCACTGTCGGAAGCGATCAATACCGGTTCGCCGGGCGGCGTGCTGGTGTTCCACATCATGGCGGCGCTGGCGCAGTTCGAACGCGCTCTGATTTCCGAACGGACAAAGGCCGGGATGCTGTCGGCGCGCCAGCGGGGCCGCCATGTCGGGCGTCCGCGCAAGCTGGACGACGGGCTGGTCATCGCGGCGATCTCCGAAACCGATGGCAAGCCCGGCGGCATCGCCGACGCGGCCATGCGCCTCGGCGTTAGCCGGGCCACCGTCTACCGCGCGCTCAAACGCGTTCATTGCGCCTGA
- the prfB gene encoding peptide chain release factor 2 (programmed frameshift), with product MRAETQNLVDEIKQSVGLLRRHLDVDAATRRLAELNKAAEDPNLWNDPIKAQKAMRERDALEDQLKALARIEQDLEDNLMLIELGETEGDAATIADAEVALKGLKGEVARRELEALLSGEADANDCYLEVHAGAGGTESNDWAGMLLRMYVRWAEKKGYKVDWLEESEGEGAGIKSATVQIKGHNAYGWLKSENGVHRLVRISPFDANARRHTSFASVVVYPVVDDNIKIEINEKDVRTDVMRSGGAGGQHVNKTESAVRLTHEPSGIVVKCQQDRSQHRNRAMAWDMLRAKLFEREVKKREAVAEAEQDAKTDIGWGHQIRSYVLQPYQMVKDLRTGVSTSDSSGVLDGDLDPFMQAALAQKAFGGGPESVEDVE from the exons ATGCGCGCGGAAACCCAGAATCTCGTCGATGAGATCAAGCAGTCGGTCGGGCTGCTGAGGAGGCATCTT GACGTCGATGCCGCGACACGACGTCTGGCCGAACTGAACAAGGCGGCCGAAGACCCCAATCTCTGGAACGACCCGATCAAGGCGCAGAAAGCCATGCGCGAGCGGGACGCGCTGGAAGACCAGCTCAAAGCGCTGGCCCGCATCGAGCAGGACCTCGAAGACAATCTGATGCTGATCGAACTCGGCGAGACCGAGGGCGATGCTGCGACCATTGCCGATGCCGAGGTGGCGCTCAAGGGCCTCAAGGGCGAGGTGGCGCGGCGCGAGCTCGAGGCGCTCCTGTCGGGAGAAGCCGACGCCAACGACTGCTATCTCGAAGTTCACGCCGGCGCCGGCGGCACCGAGAGTAACGATTGGGCCGGCATGTTGCTGCGCATGTATGTGCGCTGGGCCGAGAAGAAGGGCTACAAGGTCGACTGGCTCGAAGAGAGCGAAGGCGAGGGCGCCGGCATCAAGTCGGCGACCGTGCAGATCAAAGGTCACAACGCCTATGGCTGGCTCAAGAGCGAGAACGGCGTTCACCGTCTGGTGCGCATCTCGCCATTCGATGCCAATGCGCGGCGGCACACGTCATTCGCCAGCGTCGTCGTCTATCCGGTGGTCGACGACAACATCAAAATCGAGATCAACGAGAAGGACGTGCGCACCGACGTGATGCGCTCGGGCGGCGCCGGCGGCCAGCACGTCAACAAGACGGAATCCGCGGTGCGCCTGACGCACGAGCCGTCCGGCATCGTGGTAAAGTGTCAGCAGGACCGCTCCCAGCATCGCAACCGCGCCATGGCCTGGGACATGCTGCGCGCCAAGCTGTTCGAGCGCGAAGTCAAGAAGCGCGAGGCTGTCGCGGAAGCGGAACAGGACGCCAAGACCGATATCGGCTGGGGCCACCAGATCCGATCTTACGTTTTGCAGCCCTATCAGATGGTGAAGGACCTGCGCACCGGCGTGTCGACGTCCGACAGTTCGGGCGTGCTCGACGGCGACCTCGATCCCTTCATGCAGGCTGCTCTGGCGCAGAAGGCGTTCGGCGGCGGGCCGGAAAGCGTCGAGGACGTGGAGTAA
- a CDS encoding protein rhiA — protein sequence MAAQNYTLRFKNRSGSQHDFLCYQQGIDVNTPYIYTLAWFAKPVANGVDVDFTWSIDYSFVWSEQGTLKPGITFKAQQVIPADLTTANLTTFTDSAGAFQFGSPTAGGTAGSLTVDCDGTIPKGAATVGIGMSGQGTHVVAAEPNFAAVFSVHPEYWISFGSFEPGQVVDTQTMVNSEQVDFPVNVYGMTATLDSGNNWALAQGLV from the coding sequence ATGGCTGCCCAGAATTACACGCTTCGCTTCAAGAACCGCAGCGGAAGCCAGCACGACTTTCTCTGCTATCAGCAGGGCATCGACGTCAACACGCCCTACATCTACACGCTGGCCTGGTTTGCCAAGCCGGTGGCGAACGGCGTCGACGTCGATTTCACCTGGTCGATCGACTACTCGTTCGTCTGGTCCGAGCAAGGCACGCTCAAGCCTGGCATCACCTTCAAGGCTCAGCAGGTGATTCCGGCCGACCTGACCACGGCCAATCTCACCACCTTCACCGACAGCGCCGGCGCGTTCCAGTTCGGCAGCCCGACCGCAGGTGGCACCGCCGGCTCGCTCACCGTCGATTGCGACGGCACCATTCCGAAGGGCGCCGCGACCGTGGGTATCGGCATGTCGGGCCAGGGCACGCATGTGGTGGCGGCCGAGCCGAACTTCGCCGCGGTGTTCAGCGTCCATCCTGAATACTGGATCTCGTTCGGTTCGTTCGAGCCCGGTCAGGTGGTCGATACCCAGACCATGGTGAACTCCGAGCAGGTCGACTTCCCGGTCAATGTCTACGGCATGACCGCCACGCTCGACAGCGGCAACAACTGGGCACTGGCGCAGGGCCTCGTCTGA
- a CDS encoding alpha/beta fold hydrolase, which produces MASVFKSPHGQQIVLERYKEILEHWPVAHRQHRIATRHGETFVVESGPENAPALILLHGTAANAASWTVDIPIWSQHFRVFCVDIIGDAGLSAQIRPPYDSDAHMEWFDDVLNGLSLATAALVGMSLGGWVALDYATRRPERVSKLVLLSPGGVGKAKNILLWAIPLLLLGPWGRRKMLERIGGRMDEPLPPSAAAIVDLSNKIFTHFIPRRSSLPQFSDEALQRLKMPVMAILGGKDVFIDARDTRHRLDQNVPDLTMRYLPDARHFIPGQTETVLQFLQGASDTGAAAQ; this is translated from the coding sequence TTGGCATCAGTCTTCAAATCCCCGCACGGCCAACAGATCGTCCTCGAACGCTATAAAGAAATCCTGGAACACTGGCCGGTTGCGCATCGCCAGCACCGAATTGCCACCCGCCACGGTGAAACATTCGTCGTTGAGAGCGGTCCCGAAAATGCGCCGGCGTTGATATTACTGCATGGGACAGCGGCCAACGCCGCAAGCTGGACCGTCGACATTCCGATATGGAGTCAACATTTTCGCGTTTTCTGCGTCGACATAATCGGTGATGCGGGCCTCAGCGCACAGATTCGGCCGCCCTACGATTCCGATGCGCATATGGAATGGTTTGACGATGTCTTGAATGGACTCTCCCTCGCTACTGCCGCCCTTGTCGGCATGTCGCTGGGAGGCTGGGTGGCGCTCGACTATGCCACCCGCAGACCCGAACGCGTAAGCAAGCTCGTGCTACTCAGTCCCGGCGGTGTGGGCAAAGCCAAAAACATCCTGCTTTGGGCAATCCCACTGCTGCTACTCGGACCTTGGGGGCGACGCAAAATGCTTGAACGTATTGGCGGACGCATGGACGAACCTTTGCCGCCATCTGCTGCCGCAATTGTTGATCTCTCCAACAAGATATTCACGCACTTTATCCCGAGGAGATCGTCGCTTCCTCAGTTCAGCGACGAAGCGTTACAACGGCTAAAGATGCCGGTTATGGCCATCCTTGGCGGGAAGGATGTGTTCATCGACGCGCGGGACACACGGCACCGACTGGACCAGAACGTACCCGACCTCACAATGCGCTATCTCCCTGATGCACGGCATTTCATTCCCGGGCAGACTGAGACGGTTCTGCAATTCTTGCAGGGCGCAAGTGACACCGGCGCGGCGGCGCAGTAG
- a CDS encoding peroxiredoxin, with amino-acid sequence MPTKKSVKASVKKAAKPAVKKTAKSSATKPGLAPGDKAPAFKLSRDDGSAVSLSSFKGRNLVLYFYPKADTPGCTQEAMDFSRLRTAFAKANTDILGVSADPVVAQAKFKAKHKLGVALASDETTTMLQAYGAWGEKSMYGRKFLGVIRSTFLIDGKGRIAGVWPSVKVAGHAEAVLEAARALVAD; translated from the coding sequence ATGCCCACGAAAAAGTCCGTCAAAGCATCTGTGAAAAAGGCCGCCAAACCCGCTGTGAAGAAGACCGCGAAATCTTCTGCGACAAAGCCCGGGCTTGCACCCGGCGACAAGGCCCCCGCCTTCAAATTGAGCCGCGACGACGGTAGCGCAGTGTCGCTATCCAGCTTCAAGGGCCGCAACCTCGTCCTCTACTTCTACCCCAAAGCCGACACGCCCGGCTGCACCCAGGAGGCCATGGACTTCTCCCGGCTGCGGACCGCTTTCGCCAAGGCCAATACCGACATCCTCGGCGTCTCCGCCGATCCGGTCGTCGCACAGGCCAAATTCAAGGCCAAACACAAGCTCGGCGTCGCGCTTGCCTCGGACGAGACAACCACAATGCTTCAAGCTTACGGGGCGTGGGGCGAGAAATCGATGTACGGGCGCAAGTTCCTCGGCGTCATCCGCAGCACCTTCCTCATCGACGGCAAGGGCCGGATCGCCGGCGTCTGGCCGTCGGTGAAGGTCGCCGGCCACGCCGAGGCGGTGCTGGAGGCCGCGCGCGCTTTGGTCGCGGACTAA
- a CDS encoding RNase A-like domain-containing protein produces the protein MSRIGSLFAAILISGTAALVPSLVQAQCVPAAFGAGWLNAQEAAGGHTIARHVNQPLAQMINRLFLAGVPAVGSYPTTAGAQATITAALAANAVAINTWRATGGLAGGPVNVGTTRAFDYANAANIGTVAFTVGNPPNAIGWSQTCAFRVVLRATGGNNCLLLTSFPRPATPEDHCP, from the coding sequence ATGTCCCGCATAGGAAGTCTGTTCGCCGCGATACTGATATCCGGCACCGCTGCCCTTGTGCCCAGCCTTGTGCAGGCTCAATGCGTACCCGCCGCCTTCGGCGCCGGATGGCTCAATGCTCAGGAAGCCGCCGGCGGCCACACGATCGCCCGACACGTCAACCAGCCGCTGGCGCAGATGATCAATCGCCTCTTCCTTGCCGGAGTGCCTGCCGTCGGCAGCTACCCGACGACCGCTGGCGCGCAGGCAACGATCACGGCCGCGCTGGCCGCGAACGCTGTTGCGATCAACACCTGGCGCGCAACCGGCGGCCTCGCCGGCGGCCCCGTCAATGTCGGCACCACGCGCGCCTTCGACTACGCCAATGCAGCGAACATCGGCACCGTGGCCTTCACGGTCGGCAATCCGCCCAACGCCATCGGCTGGAGTCAAACTTGCGCCTTCCGTGTTGTGCTGCGGGCCACCGGCGGCAATAATTGTCTGCTGCTGACGTCGTTTCCGCGGCCCGCCACACCGGAAGATCATTGCCCGTGA